One Tenrec ecaudatus isolate mTenEca1 chromosome 12, mTenEca1.hap1, whole genome shotgun sequence DNA segment encodes these proteins:
- the CEP20 gene encoding centrosomal protein 20, which produces MATVAELKAVLKDTLEKKGVLGHLKARIRAEVFKALDDEREPRPPLSHENLLINELIREYLEFNKYKYTSSVLVAESGQPVVPLDRQFLIHELNLFEEPKENTMPLLYGILAHFLHESKDGIRSAFLKGSSLQLPSPNFSRQQSRRKQIEDLLGTGTEKRGSVQDLPVSQAVTR; this is translated from the exons TTCTAAAGGACACCTTAGAAAAAAAAGGTGTATTGGGGCACTTAAAAGCACGAATCCGAGCTGAGGTTTTTAAAGCCCTAGATGATGAACGTGAACCGCGACCACCATTGTCTCATGAAAACCTTCTAATTAATGAGTTGATTCGGGAGTATTTGGAATTCAACAAATATAAGTATACCTCATCTGTCCTGGTAGCAG AATCTGGTCAACCTGTAGTTCCACTGGACAGACAATTTCTCATCCATGAGTTGAACTTATTCGAAGAACCAAAGGAGAATACAAT GCCTCTGTTATATGGGATTTTAGCTCATTTCTTGCACGAGTCTAAGGATGGCATCCGGAGTGCGTTTCTGAAAGGATCATCCCTTCAGCTTCCAAGCCCCAATTTTAGCAGACAACAGAGTAGAAGAAAGCAAATAG AGGATCTCCTGGGAACCGGGACGGAGAAGCGCGGCAGTGTTCAAGATCTCCCTGTGTCTCAAGCCGTGACAAGATGA